A stretch of Aerococcus christensenii DNA encodes these proteins:
- a CDS encoding DNA replication initiation control protein YabA gives MDTKDLAKRLSLLSEQLDHMRQEMDELIDIWGQVLVKNQDLQMENHYLRERVNQLNNEEGEEKGEGSSSQLRSPALQNLLNIYEDGYHICNISYGQRRENAEQCMFCLDILYGMEEKRS, from the coding sequence ATGGATACCAAGGATTTGGCAAAGCGATTAAGTCTTTTGAGTGAGCAACTCGATCATATGCGTCAAGAAATGGATGAATTAATTGATATCTGGGGACAAGTGCTAGTCAAAAATCAAGACTTACAGATGGAAAATCACTATTTACGCGAGCGTGTGAATCAGTTAAACAATGAAGAAGGGGAAGAAAAGGGGGAAGGATCTTCTTCCCAATTACGGTCTCCTGCTTTACAAAATTTACTCAATATTTATGAAGATGGCTATCATATCTGTAATATTTCTTACGGACAAAGGCGTGAAAATGCTGAGCAGTGTATGTTTTGCTTAGACATTTTGTATGGTATGGAGGAGAAAAGATCATAG
- a CDS encoding tRNA1(Val) (adenine(37)-N6)-methyltransferase yields the protein MLRHFVWYGGEKIIEKESSLLKRENERIDQMIQFDRQIIQSDDTFALSTDTLFLAYFARVRRRSKQKIVDFCSGNGALPLLLSSWTAAPIFGVEIQEDLADMSRRSVQLNGLGEQIQIITANIRVIENYFQRESMDLITCNPPYFKVYPDSWINPNDKKALARHELTMTLEDIFAKAFYLLKDRGRLCVVHRPERLTELIVNGSKYHLVPKRIRLVYPKPNKSSNMVLIDFIKNGKEKGLDILPPLYVYQEDGSYSLEVQGYLDGTCR from the coding sequence TTGCTTAGACATTTTGTATGGTATGGAGGAGAAAAGATCATAGAAAAAGAAAGTTCATTATTAAAACGAGAAAATGAGCGGATTGACCAAATGATTCAATTTGACCGCCAAATTATTCAAAGTGATGATACATTTGCTTTATCTACGGATACTTTGTTTCTGGCTTATTTTGCACGGGTGAGACGAAGGTCCAAACAGAAAATTGTCGATTTTTGTTCTGGAAACGGAGCACTTCCACTGTTGTTGTCTTCGTGGACAGCAGCGCCTATTTTTGGAGTCGAAATTCAAGAAGATTTAGCAGATATGTCTAGGAGGTCCGTTCAGCTCAATGGATTAGGCGAACAAATTCAGATAATAACGGCAAACATCCGTGTTATTGAAAACTATTTTCAAAGAGAAAGTATGGATTTGATTACTTGTAATCCCCCCTATTTTAAGGTCTATCCTGATTCTTGGATTAATCCGAATGACAAGAAAGCGTTGGCACGTCATGAACTGACCATGACATTGGAAGATATTTTTGCCAAGGCTTTTTATTTGTTAAAAGATAGGGGAAGATTATGCGTTGTCCATCGACCGGAACGTTTGACAGAATTAATTGTGAATGGAAGTAAGTATCATTTAGTGCCTAAGCGGATTCGGTTGGTTTATCCTAAGCCCAACAAGTCATCGAATATGGTCTTAATAGATTTTATTAAAAATGGAAAAGAAAAAGGATTAGATATTCTCCCGCCTTTGTATGTTTATCAAGAAGACGGCAGTTATAGTCTAGAAGTTCAGGGTTATTTAGATGGGACTTGTCGATGA
- a CDS encoding GIY-YIG nuclease family protein, whose product MKRYYMYVLVCADGTLYTGYTSDLERREREHQTGNGAKYTRPAYRRPCRMIYSASYATKTLAMKAEYRFKQLSRKEKEARLKAEGVQGFGVTPKYKRVDTWKDEEE is encoded by the coding sequence ATGAAACGATATTATATGTATGTTTTAGTGTGCGCAGATGGCACTTTATATACAGGCTATACGAGTGACCTTGAACGACGTGAGCGAGAGCATCAAACAGGAAACGGAGCAAAATATACGCGCCCAGCTTATCGAAGACCTTGTCGAATGATTTATTCTGCTTCATATGCCACGAAGACCTTAGCTATGAAAGCAGAATATCGCTTTAAGCAACTTTCTAGAAAAGAAAAAGAAGCGCGTTTAAAAGCAGAAGGAGTCCAAGGATTTGGGGTTACTCCTAAATATAAAAGAGTGGATACCTGGAAAGATGAGGAGGAGTAA
- the rsmI gene encoding 16S rRNA (cytidine(1402)-2'-O)-methyltransferase produces MYQQKSYQQLSDEGRLYLVPTPIGNLEDMTFRAVQCLKDCDLILAEDTRHTQKLLNHFQIKTPQKSFHKYNTEERIPEILALISEGKKIAQVSDAGMPVISDPGSELVARCCQEGMTVIPLPGANASLTGLIASGLKADCFTFIGFLPRKQKERLERLETFQNSEATMMFYESPFRLLQTLKDCQTVYGSERQAVVVRELTKQYEEFNRGSLEELVAYFEEQSQIKGEISFYVAGNPHPTTKDKMIQSSLDHLSLKEQVDWWMKKEDLTTKEAIKKVAKQTQLKKQEVYCAYHELNKSN; encoded by the coding sequence GTGTATCAGCAAAAAAGTTATCAGCAACTATCAGATGAAGGGAGACTCTATCTAGTGCCTACCCCTATTGGCAATTTAGAGGATATGACCTTCCGCGCGGTGCAATGTTTAAAAGATTGCGACCTGATTTTAGCAGAAGATACGCGCCACACTCAGAAGTTATTGAATCATTTTCAAATTAAGACTCCCCAAAAGAGCTTTCATAAATATAATACAGAAGAACGGATTCCTGAAATTTTAGCTCTGATATCTGAAGGCAAGAAAATTGCACAAGTGAGTGATGCGGGGATGCCTGTTATTTCAGATCCAGGGAGTGAATTAGTGGCTAGGTGTTGTCAAGAAGGAATGACAGTGATTCCTTTGCCTGGAGCTAATGCTAGCTTAACAGGACTAATCGCAAGTGGCCTGAAAGCAGACTGTTTTACTTTTATAGGCTTCCTACCGAGAAAACAAAAAGAGCGGTTGGAACGATTAGAGACTTTTCAAAATTCAGAAGCTACAATGATGTTTTATGAATCTCCTTTTCGTTTACTCCAAACTTTAAAAGATTGTCAAACAGTGTATGGCTCTGAGCGACAAGCGGTGGTAGTTAGAGAGTTGACCAAACAATACGAGGAATTTAATCGTGGAAGTTTAGAGGAATTGGTAGCATATTTTGAAGAACAGTCTCAAATTAAAGGCGAAATTTCTTTCTATGTGGCAGGAAATCCTCACCCAACGACAAAGGATAAGATGATTCAATCTTCCTTGGATCATCTCTCTTTAAAAGAACAAGTAGATTGGTGGATGAAAAAAGAAGACTTAACGACTAAAGAAGCCATAAAAAAAGTCGCTAAACAGACTCAGCTAAAAAAACAAGAAGTCTATTGCGCCTATCATGAATTGAATAAATCAAATTAG
- the mscL gene encoding large conductance mechanosensitive channel protein MscL: MLKEFKEFMARGNVVDLAIGVVMGTAFTAIVNSIVKDLITPLIGVIMGNIDLSGYKLVLAGATFGIGNFINAVISFLVISLVLFLIIKVTSRFKKLEESTVEALKPSQEEVLLTEIRDLLKNK; encoded by the coding sequence ATGTTAAAAGAATTTAAGGAGTTTATGGCACGTGGCAACGTGGTCGATTTAGCTATCGGTGTTGTTATGGGGACTGCTTTTACAGCAATTGTCAATTCAATTGTTAAAGATTTAATCACGCCCCTCATTGGCGTTATTATGGGAAATATTGATTTGTCAGGCTATAAGCTAGTTTTAGCTGGGGCGACTTTTGGAATTGGAAATTTTATCAATGCAGTGATCTCTTTCTTAGTAATTTCTTTAGTCTTATTTCTTATTATCAAAGTGACGAGTCGCTTTAAGAAACTTGAAGAATCCACAGTGGAAGCGCTTAAACCGAGTCAAGAAGAAGTTTTACTGACTGAAATTCGGGATTTATTAAAAAATAAATAA
- a CDS encoding NAD(P)/FAD-dependent oxidoreductase, with protein sequence MKIAVIGGGIVGSVAAFYLTQNQQYTVTLYDDGHGQATKASAGIICPWFSKRRNKAWYRLANAGAHFYPQLMKDLQKTGTTSKAYQSRPTWLLKRRPQLIDDLIALATQRKANAPLIGKIKKLSPTQQTAILSDWHYPHDIIAIESGAAVIDGEMLCQDLLRASFSNGLIYHPTKAVIDKISAQSITVQGESFDRVLLAAGAWLGDLLTPHHFKVDVHPQKGQLAVYRTTTSHSWPLIMPEGETDIIPHQNNLLYLGATHENDQDFDQHVQPEALSEIFNTMSHLFPHFLLNNYVEIKVGTRAYTRDFSPFYGPVPEFPHLFVASGLGSSGLTTGPLIGHELAHLITQNTLSMDWTDYDPKNYIQKILE encoded by the coding sequence ATGAAAATCGCTGTTATCGGAGGAGGAATTGTCGGCTCTGTCGCCGCTTTCTATCTCACTCAAAATCAACAATATACAGTCACCCTCTATGATGATGGTCATGGACAAGCAACCAAAGCTTCAGCAGGAATTATTTGTCCGTGGTTCTCTAAACGTCGAAATAAAGCATGGTACCGATTGGCGAATGCGGGAGCTCACTTCTACCCGCAATTAATGAAAGATCTTCAAAAGACTGGCACTACCAGTAAAGCCTATCAATCACGCCCAACTTGGCTTCTCAAAAGGCGTCCCCAACTCATTGATGATCTTATCGCTTTAGCAACCCAACGAAAAGCAAACGCTCCTCTTATCGGTAAAATAAAGAAATTATCTCCTACTCAACAAACCGCTATTCTATCTGACTGGCACTACCCCCATGATATTATTGCTATTGAATCAGGTGCTGCTGTTATTGATGGTGAAATGCTCTGTCAAGATCTTCTTCGCGCCAGCTTCTCCAACGGTTTAATCTACCATCCTACAAAAGCTGTCATCGACAAAATATCTGCTCAATCGATCACTGTTCAAGGAGAGTCTTTTGATCGTGTCCTATTAGCGGCTGGGGCTTGGTTGGGAGACTTGCTAACCCCTCACCACTTCAAAGTAGATGTTCACCCACAAAAAGGGCAGTTAGCTGTATATCGAACCACAACTTCCCATTCTTGGCCTTTAATTATGCCAGAAGGGGAAACAGATATCATTCCTCATCAAAATAATCTGCTTTATCTGGGTGCCACGCATGAAAATGACCAAGATTTTGATCAACACGTTCAGCCTGAAGCCTTATCTGAAATTTTTAACACAATGTCTCACCTTTTTCCTCACTTTCTCTTAAACAACTATGTGGAAATAAAAGTAGGGACGCGTGCTTATACTCGCGATTTTTCTCCATTCTATGGTCCTGTTCCCGAATTTCCTCATCTCTTCGTCGCCTCTGGTTTAGGTTCAAGCGGCCTCACTACAGGCCCACTTATTGGTCATGAGTTAGCGCACTTAATTACTCAAAACACTCTTTCTATGGACTGGACAGATTATGATCCTAAAAATTATATTCAAAAAATTTTAGAATAA
- a CDS encoding InlB B-repeat-containing protein yields MLKDSLAKYNFAPSNNPKKGDSVFDNQNPGTFTIEVGEEYKRPIKIKNGSKNQSISVAEGFKENDTPVPIDQSSYFKKNKEGKYIAIKSDTLEGQCLFYDMIDNKFRILGISNFTYKIVPKTKVFKVTFVNGDDNNYASARVKEGKSIADKSVAGQAMPTDPTKKGYTFKAWSTDQTGKDKNKIFTNATEVKSDMTVYAIYSLNAMVLNQAPTLTLQNKTITEGDTLDLKSLVVSAADAEDHDLKDKVQVVNTSGFDTTKPGVYTVTFKVTDSGMASVTKSVTVDVKKKQPPKPKPEPTPAPIPTPKPQQEPKTLRRKTPVEQEKTENREQPLLQSKPLHEKLPNTGASSMGVLLLSALGFFMAGFVSVGDRQKKNESKLPK; encoded by the coding sequence GTGCTCAAGGACAGTCTAGCGAAGTACAACTTTGCCCCATCCAATAATCCCAAAAAAGGCGATTCTGTATTTGACAATCAGAATCCTGGAACGTTCACTATCGAAGTTGGAGAAGAGTACAAAAGGCCTATTAAAATTAAGAACGGCAGCAAGAATCAGAGTATTAGTGTAGCGGAAGGATTCAAAGAAAATGACACTCCTGTACCAATTGATCAGTCATCTTACTTTAAGAAGAATAAAGAAGGAAAATATATAGCAATAAAATCTGACACACTTGAAGGTCAGTGCCTGTTTTACGATATGATTGACAACAAGTTTAGAATACTTGGTATTTCAAATTTTACCTACAAGATTGTTCCAAAAACTAAGGTATTCAAGGTTACCTTTGTAAATGGCGATGATAACAATTATGCTTCTGCGCGGGTAAAAGAGGGTAAAAGCATTGCGGATAAGAGTGTTGCAGGTCAGGCTATGCCAACTGATCCTACGAAAAAAGGCTATACGTTCAAAGCGTGGAGTACGGATCAGACGGGTAAAGATAAGAATAAAATATTTACGAATGCGACCGAAGTTAAAAGCGATATGACCGTTTATGCTATATACAGTTTAAACGCAATGGTTCTGAATCAAGCACCGACTCTTACACTGCAGAATAAAACTATTACAGAGGGTGATACTTTGGATTTGAAGAGCCTTGTCGTTTCTGCCGCAGATGCGGAGGATCATGACTTAAAAGACAAGGTTCAAGTTGTTAATACGAGTGGGTTTGATACGACAAAACCTGGTGTCTATACAGTAACGTTTAAGGTAACCGATAGCGGGATGGCGAGTGTAACGAAGTCTGTCACCGTGGATGTTAAGAAAAAGCAACCACCAAAGCCGAAACCTGAGCCAACACCCGCTCCAATCCCAACACCGAAGCCACAACAAGAGCCGAAAACGTTGCGGAGAAAGACACCTGTAGAGCAAGAGAAAACGGAAAATAGAGAGCAACCGCTTCTTCAATCTAAGCCGTTACATGAAAAATTACCGAACACGGGAGCATCTAGCATGGGGGTGCTCTTACTGTCTGCGTTAGGATTTTTCATGGCAGGATTTGTCAGCGTAGGAGATCGCCAAAAGAAGAACGAATCGAAATTGCCGAAGTGA
- a CDS encoding pyridoxal phosphate-dependent aminotransferase, whose product MNGNQRYTAIEPSAIREYAEAFAKVEGLLPFTIGEPDLNVPQAVKVAVKDAMDRNQTHYAPSQGLLALREVISEYFQRNQALNLKPENIIITNGVTEALNVGMDIFLNHGDKVLVPAPFFGLYETIISLRGGIPVRIDTSQTHYQLTPELLEKNLKKHPETKLVLLNYPNNPIGNTYTEEEIKALAAVIKRHKIYVVSDEIYSSLSYDSPHYSIFNEIPEQTLYLNGPSKSYAMTGARIGFIHLPDDYVGKGIVGHQALVTCVSTPEQYGAIAAYERCDDVVLAYRDEFSRRRELLLRELPAMGIEFIRPSGAFYLFMKVPELYQDDDHQFALDLANKAKIGVIPGRAFGGDYGKGYVRFSYASSYASIQEGLERLRKFIKNL is encoded by the coding sequence ATGAATGGAAATCAACGTTATACCGCTATTGAACCATCGGCGATTAGAGAGTACGCAGAAGCTTTTGCTAAAGTAGAAGGTTTGTTGCCTTTTACGATTGGAGAACCCGATTTGAATGTTCCCCAAGCGGTAAAAGTTGCTGTTAAAGACGCGATGGATAGGAATCAAACGCACTATGCCCCTTCTCAAGGACTTCTGGCTTTAAGAGAAGTTATTTCTGAGTATTTTCAACGAAATCAAGCGTTAAATTTAAAACCTGAAAATATTATTATTACCAATGGAGTTACGGAAGCCTTAAATGTGGGGATGGATATTTTCTTGAATCATGGAGATAAGGTGCTGGTTCCTGCGCCCTTTTTTGGATTGTATGAAACGATTATCTCTCTAAGAGGAGGAATCCCTGTTAGGATAGATACAAGTCAAACCCATTATCAGTTGACCCCTGAATTGCTAGAAAAAAATTTAAAAAAACATCCAGAAACAAAGCTGGTCTTATTAAATTATCCTAACAATCCCATTGGTAACACTTATACAGAAGAAGAAATAAAAGCCCTAGCTGCCGTGATTAAGCGGCATAAAATTTATGTGGTAAGCGATGAAATTTATTCTAGCCTTTCTTATGACTCGCCTCATTATTCCATTTTTAATGAAATTCCAGAGCAAACGCTTTATCTTAATGGCCCGTCTAAGTCTTATGCGATGACAGGCGCTCGGATTGGGTTTATTCATTTGCCAGATGATTATGTAGGTAAGGGAATTGTGGGGCATCAGGCTTTAGTGACCTGTGTGTCTACTCCTGAACAGTATGGGGCGATCGCTGCTTACGAAAGATGCGATGATGTTGTTTTGGCTTATAGGGATGAATTTAGCCGAAGAAGAGAGCTTTTACTTCGGGAACTGCCAGCAATGGGGATAGAATTTATTCGCCCTTCTGGTGCTTTTTATCTTTTTATGAAAGTTCCTGAACTGTATCAAGATGATGATCACCAATTCGCTCTTGATTTAGCGAACAAGGCTAAAATAGGGGTGATTCCTGGAAGAGCATTTGGAGGCGATTACGGAAAAGGATATGTTCGCTTTTCATATGCTTCTTCCTATGCTTCCATTCAAGAAGGCTTAGAACGTTTAAGAAAATTCATAAAAAATTTGTAA
- a CDS encoding HD domain-containing protein, producing the protein MTLVTPIPRDREKVFRDPVHGHIHIQDSIILDLINTREFQRLRRINQLGTTSFTFHGAVHNRFAHCLGVYEIARRIADMFNYSYPNQMPGDGLWDNKERLVLICSALLHDVGHGAFSHTFEKLFDTDHEAITRQLITSPDTEINRILLQVSPDFPNKVAAVINHTYSNPQVVQLISSQCDADRMDYLLRDSYFTGVHYGNFDINRILRVMRPYQGGIIFDYAGMHAIEDYLVSRYQMYMQVYFHPVSRAMEMILHSLLKRAKDLYEKNPSYFQMSSPFLIPFLKDEWGLEDYLRLDDGVMRTYFQQWLATSDDAILTDLANRFINRKPFKSVTYSSKDQVEALQEITQEIESLGYDSKYYILTNSSYDLPYDLYDPNKKNPRTQIELLERDGHIVELSKASQLIRALTGQELGDERLYFPNELYYGKNHDHINLFAPTLDAIHAMTKTGKLVDSPKKDSPS; encoded by the coding sequence ATGACATTAGTAACTCCTATCCCTCGTGATCGCGAAAAAGTTTTTCGAGACCCGGTGCACGGACATATTCATATCCAAGATTCCATTATTCTCGACCTCATTAATACTCGCGAATTTCAACGTTTGCGTCGAATTAATCAACTTGGAACAACGAGCTTTACTTTCCACGGAGCCGTCCATAATCGTTTTGCGCATTGTTTAGGCGTCTATGAAATCGCTCGGCGGATCGCGGATATGTTCAATTATTCTTACCCAAATCAAATGCCTGGAGATGGTTTATGGGACAATAAAGAACGTCTCGTCCTTATCTGCTCCGCCCTCCTTCACGATGTCGGTCACGGGGCTTTTTCCCATACCTTTGAAAAGTTATTCGACACAGACCATGAAGCCATCACGCGTCAACTGATCACTTCTCCAGATACTGAAATTAACCGAATTTTACTCCAAGTATCGCCCGATTTTCCCAATAAAGTCGCTGCAGTGATTAATCATACTTACTCCAATCCACAAGTCGTTCAATTGATTTCCAGTCAATGTGATGCAGATCGAATGGACTACCTCTTAAGAGATTCCTATTTTACAGGTGTCCATTACGGGAACTTCGATATTAACCGGATTCTTCGGGTCATGCGTCCTTATCAAGGCGGCATCATTTTCGACTATGCAGGCATGCATGCCATTGAAGACTATCTCGTTAGTCGGTATCAAATGTACATGCAAGTTTACTTCCATCCCGTTTCTCGCGCCATGGAAATGATCCTCCACTCTCTGCTTAAAAGAGCCAAGGATCTCTATGAAAAAAATCCCTCTTATTTCCAAATGTCGTCTCCTTTCCTTATACCTTTTCTCAAAGACGAATGGGGCTTAGAAGATTACTTAAGATTAGATGATGGCGTTATGCGCACTTACTTCCAACAGTGGTTAGCGACAAGTGACGACGCAATCCTCACTGATCTCGCTAATCGCTTTATTAATCGGAAACCTTTTAAATCCGTTACCTATTCTTCTAAGGATCAAGTGGAAGCTTTACAAGAAATTACGCAAGAAATTGAATCCCTCGGTTACGATAGTAAATACTACATTCTCACGAATTCTTCTTACGATCTTCCCTACGACTTGTATGATCCTAACAAAAAGAACCCTCGCACTCAAATTGAATTATTGGAAAGAGATGGACATATCGTTGAACTTTCAAAAGCTAGCCAACTGATTCGAGCGTTGACTGGTCAAGAACTTGGCGATGAACGCCTTTACTTCCCTAATGAACTTTATTACGGAAAAAATCATGACCATATCAACTTATTTGCTCCCACTCTCGACGCCATTCACGCCATGACCAAAACCGGGAAATTAGTGGACAGTCCCAAAAAGGACTCTCCTTCTTAA
- a CDS encoding lipoate--protein ligase family protein translates to MLFQDYFTPFKTLEVGEITAHYSHLTPHLPFAIDDYLLTAMNKRDIPYRLILHTWPTDPEIILGMQDTRLPSLPIALEWLKQNTPYQVVVRPAGGLAVISEPGVVNYTLLMLPGKKRPTIDEAYQLMVDLFQTLLKPFGQILTPGEVTHSYCPGKFDVSLNGKKIAGIAQRRIGQAIGIYIYLSLNGDQTFRGQTVQTFYKLGRSDQVENSPYPQIFPDSMSNLGDTIPSLAQSDAVTEGLLSILDKEVNHTITSIDLNSLSKEGIQTQLSRMNKRNERLFPERL, encoded by the coding sequence ATGCTTTTTCAAGATTATTTTACACCCTTTAAAACGCTAGAGGTGGGAGAAATTACTGCCCATTATTCCCACTTAACACCCCATCTTCCTTTTGCCATTGATGATTACCTATTAACCGCTATGAATAAAAGAGACATTCCTTATCGCCTCATTCTTCACACTTGGCCTACAGATCCAGAAATTATTTTAGGCATGCAAGATACCCGCTTACCTTCTCTCCCTATCGCCTTAGAGTGGCTAAAACAAAATACCCCCTATCAAGTAGTTGTTAGACCGGCTGGCGGATTAGCTGTTATTAGTGAGCCAGGCGTAGTGAACTATACCTTATTAATGCTTCCAGGCAAAAAACGGCCAACTATAGATGAGGCTTATCAACTTATGGTAGATCTCTTTCAAACACTCCTCAAGCCTTTCGGTCAAATTCTTACTCCAGGTGAAGTCACCCATTCTTATTGCCCAGGGAAATTTGATGTATCTCTCAACGGCAAAAAAATTGCCGGCATTGCACAAAGACGAATCGGACAAGCAATCGGTATCTATATTTATCTCTCTCTAAACGGCGATCAAACCTTTCGCGGGCAAACTGTTCAAACCTTTTATAAGCTCGGTCGAAGCGACCAGGTAGAAAACTCTCCTTATCCACAAATTTTCCCGGACTCCATGTCCAATCTAGGAGACACTATTCCTTCTCTTGCCCAAAGTGACGCAGTGACAGAAGGACTCCTCTCTATTCTTGATAAAGAAGTGAACCACACCATTACGAGTATTGATTTAAACAGCTTGAGTAAAGAGGGCATCCAAACTCAGTTATCTCGCATGAATAAGAGAAATGAACGTCTCTTCCCTGAAAGGTTGTGA
- a CDS encoding DUF1934 family protein produces the protein MEVIKERVKIVGKNQIRQDEEQEVIPFSSLGTIYIHEQAIFLTFEMEDASGKHDIRMKLAKDKQSAEIVRSNNMGKLKLPLVLGKDQTFTYALAGVGQLALQSRLNALEVEGDEGQGRVVCQYDLSDPYKKAIGKYQLELQYWREVV, from the coding sequence ATGGAAGTTATTAAAGAACGTGTTAAAATAGTAGGGAAAAATCAGATTCGTCAAGATGAGGAACAAGAAGTGATTCCTTTTTCAAGCCTTGGAACGATTTATATCCATGAGCAAGCTATTTTTTTGACTTTTGAAATGGAAGATGCGAGTGGGAAACATGACATTCGGATGAAATTAGCTAAAGACAAGCAATCTGCAGAAATTGTTCGAAGTAATAATATGGGGAAATTAAAATTACCATTGGTTTTAGGGAAAGATCAGACCTTTACTTACGCTTTAGCTGGGGTTGGACAATTAGCCTTGCAAAGTCGATTAAATGCTTTGGAAGTAGAGGGGGACGAAGGACAAGGAAGGGTAGTTTGCCAATATGATTTATCGGATCCCTATAAGAAAGCCATTGGGAAGTATCAATTAGAATTGCAATATTGGCGTGAAGTAGTGTAG
- the rpoE gene encoding DNA-directed RNA polymerase subunit delta — MNLARLDHQNKNELSMIEVAYEILAESNQVYDFNDLLAEIQNYLSLSDDQIAEQMVTFYTELNTDGSFISLGENRWGLRAWYAIDAINEAIVASIDDDDLKAQHKAKRRKKANAFNEDMIDYNDDDYDEDYNEGREAMDEDSDDEEDNELKDYKMDLEELGDDAPEEALEDGLEGDLTIISEDDLEESSEDDF, encoded by the coding sequence GTGAATTTAGCACGTCTAGATCATCAAAATAAAAATGAGTTATCAATGATTGAAGTCGCTTATGAAATTTTGGCAGAAAGTAATCAAGTATATGATTTTAATGACTTATTAGCTGAAATTCAAAATTATTTAAGTTTAAGTGATGATCAAATTGCTGAGCAGATGGTAACTTTTTATACAGAATTGAATACAGATGGAAGTTTTATTTCGTTAGGTGAAAATAGATGGGGACTCAGAGCTTGGTATGCGATTGATGCGATTAACGAAGCTATCGTAGCCTCTATCGATGATGATGATTTAAAAGCTCAACATAAGGCGAAACGTCGTAAGAAAGCAAATGCGTTTAACGAGGACATGATTGATTACAACGATGATGACTACGACGAAGATTATAACGAAGGTAGAGAAGCTATGGATGAGGATAGCGATGATGAAGAAGATAATGAATTAAAAGATTACAAAATGGATCTTGAAGAATTAGGCGATGACGCTCCTGAAGAAGCTTTAGAGGATGGCTTAGAAGGAGATCTTACTATTATTAGTGAAGACGACTTAGAAGAATCCAGTGAAGACGACTTCTAA